In Sardina pilchardus chromosome 8, fSarPil1.1, whole genome shotgun sequence, a genomic segment contains:
- the p2rx2 gene encoding P2X purinoceptor 2, whose translation MGVIHFLKEYFLGFFLGYETPKVMVVRNRKLGVIYRGVQFLVITYFIWYVFISQKAYQDTETRPESSVYTMMRGVALQGDNVLDMVEYVHPSEGGDVISTILRREVTHDQKQGTCAEDYRVFKANCTKDSDCVAGEINLDGNGQQTGRCVQYYNHTFKTCEIQSWCPIEAFAAVREPPLAEAINFSLYIKNAIHFPKFKVLRGNTRPGRKVKYMPRCHYNEETHRYCPVFRLGYIAEQAREKFSELCRTGGVIGVFINWKCNFDVDPLACVPTYSFRRLDTRKNLPYSGYNYRFAKYYSKNGEEYRTLIKAFGIRLDIIVHGHAGKFNIVPTIINAVTAMTSVGICSIICDWIMLTFIDKNEIYSERKFDNSSDEPIEHVVVTDLTLTSYGSTHSDLSDGVPL comes from the exons ATGGGTGTCATACACTTTCTCAAGGAATATTTTCTTGGCTTTTTTCTTGGCTATGAGACTCCTAAGGTAATGGTGGTGAGAAACAGAAAACTTGGAGTTATATACCGAGGAGTCCAGTTTCTAGTTATCACATACTTCATTTG GTATGTGTTCATAAGTCAGAAGGCGTACCAGGACACGGAGACCAGGCCTGAGAGCTCCGTCTATACCATGATGAGAGGCGTGGCCCTGCAGGGGGACAATGTGCTGGACATGGTGGAATATGTCCATCCTTCTGAG GGCGGAGATGTTATCAGCACCATCTTGAGGCGTGAAGTCACACATGACCAGAAACAGGGCACGTGTGCAGAG GACTACCGTGTGTTCAAAGCAAACTGCACAAAAGATTCTGACTGTGTTGCTGGGGAAATAAACCTTGATGGCAATG GACAGCAAACTGGACGCTGTGTGCAGTACTATAATCACACCTTCAAGACATGTGAGATCCAGTCTTGGTGTCCTATTGAGGCCTTTGCAGCTGTTAG AGAACCGCCATTGGCAGAAGCTATCAACTTTTCTCTATACATCAAAAATGCCATACACTTTCCGAAATTCAAAGTATTAAG GGGAAACACTAGACCTGGGAGAAAGGTCAAATATATGCCCCGGTGCCACTACAACGAAGAGACTCACCGCTACTGCCCAGTCTTCCGGCTGGGCTACATCGCAGAGCAAGCCAGGGAGAAATTCAGTGAATTATGCAGAACT GGAGGCGTGATTGGAGTCTTCATTAACTGGAAGTGTAATTTTGATGTGGACCCTTTAGCGTGTGTGCCCACTTACTCTTTCAGGAGACTGGACACACGCAAGAACCTGCCTTACTCAGGGTACAATTACAG ATTTGCCAAGTATTACAGCAAGAATGGTGAAGAGTACAGAACACTTATCAAGGCCTTCGGGATTCGACTGGATATCATCGTCCACGGACAT GCTGGAAAATTCAACATTGTCCCAACTATCATCAACGCAGTAACAGCTATGACATCAGTTGGAATT tgttCCATCATCTGTGACTGGATCATGCTGACCTTCATTGACAAAAATGAGATTTACAGCGAGAGGAAATTTGACAAC TCCTCTGATGAGCCCATTGAGCACGTCGTCGTTACAGACCTCACCCTCACAAGCTATGGCTCCACGCACTCAGACCTCTCGGATGGGGTGCCGCTATGA